One Nostoc sp. UHCC 0302 DNA window includes the following coding sequences:
- a CDS encoding pentapeptide repeat-containing protein, with the protein MNKLNSKKLTNWIVTAVFLVLVAGISLLDQPSAKAQSVTPSVPTESISAPVVSPTETTSAPVISPVVAPVQSVAANVRHLLQTNECVGCNLIGATLKDANLQAANLENANLQGADLERANLQQTNLQAANLQGADLGKANVAGANLVGANLFDADLEKTNLLGANLQAANLQKADLEKTNLTNANIQGANLLGADLQDAIRPEGFTVQ; encoded by the coding sequence ATGAATAAACTAAACTCAAAAAAATTAACAAACTGGATTGTAACAGCAGTATTTCTAGTACTTGTAGCGGGAATTTCTCTGCTTGACCAACCCAGCGCCAAAGCTCAATCAGTAACACCATCTGTACCCACAGAATCTATATCAGCTCCAGTTGTATCGCCAACAGAAACCACATCAGCGCCAGTGATATCTCCGGTTGTAGCGCCAGTACAGTCTGTAGCAGCAAACGTTAGACATTTACTACAAACTAATGAATGTGTCGGGTGTAATTTGATTGGGGCTACTTTAAAGGATGCAAACCTGCAAGCGGCAAACTTAGAGAATGCTAATTTGCAAGGAGCAGATTTAGAGAGAGCTAACTTACAGCAAACAAACTTGCAAGCTGCAAATTTACAAGGAGCAGATTTAGGCAAGGCAAATGTAGCGGGAGCAAACCTAGTAGGAGCAAACCTATTTGATGCAGACCTAGAGAAAACAAACTTGCTAGGAGCTAATCTGCAAGCAGCTAATCTACAAAAAGCTGACTTGGAAAAGACAAATCTCACAAATGCGAACATCCAGGGTGCAAACCTGTTAGGGGCTGATTTACAAGACGCAATCAGACCTGAAGGATTTACGGTTCAGTAA
- a CDS encoding cadmium resistance transporter, translating into MSWLISTVIIGISAAFATTFDDNLYLTAFFGKINHTFRPKHIIIGEFLGFTALVFASLPGFIGGLVIPEAWIGLLGILPIAIGISHLMSREEAVETVQAVSVNLTPNHSPRCKKSIWATIRDPQTYRVSAVTIANGANNIGIYVPLFASSNLPSLGVILCVCYLTVGMWCLLSYNLTRNPLMAPVLTRYGRKVFPFVLIYLGFSIMMKSGTFQLLPSLAMLSH; encoded by the coding sequence ATGAGTTGGCTGATTAGTACAGTAATTATTGGCATATCTGCGGCTTTTGCAACCACCTTTGACGACAACTTATATTTGACGGCATTTTTCGGAAAAATCAATCACACCTTTCGTCCCAAGCATATTATTATCGGTGAATTTCTTGGATTTACTGCATTAGTGTTTGCAAGTCTCCCTGGTTTCATCGGCGGTTTAGTTATTCCTGAAGCCTGGATTGGATTGCTAGGTATACTTCCCATTGCGATTGGTATCAGTCATCTCATGAGCCGAGAAGAGGCTGTAGAGACAGTACAAGCTGTATCAGTTAATTTAACTCCTAATCATTCTCCGCGTTGTAAAAAATCAATATGGGCAACCATCCGCGATCCGCAAACCTACCGTGTGTCAGCAGTCACCATTGCCAATGGAGCAAACAACATTGGGATATATGTACCGTTGTTTGCTAGCAGTAATCTTCCAAGTTTGGGAGTAATTCTATGTGTTTGCTATTTGACTGTAGGGATGTGGTGCTTGCTCTCTTACAACCTGACTCGCAATCCTCTGATGGCTCCCGTTCTGACTCGCTATGGTCGCAAAGTTTTCCCGTTTGTCTTAATCTACCTGGGATTCTCGATCATGATGAAAAGTGGAACGTTTCAACTCTTACCTAGTCTGGCAATGTTATCTCATTAA
- a CDS encoding cyclic nucleotide-binding domain-containing protein has protein sequence MLTSVDRLLFVRRVPIFKELRDDFIVRLTSVMDELSFPANYTIFRQGEEGRSLYIVVSGRVKVHIGDKQLAEVEQGKYFGEMAVFDTQPRSATATTLEPCEFLELTQEQLYDAIEETPEIAVNIIRELSRLIRKLNDDMNVTASGRQNNS, from the coding sequence ATGCTAACCAGTGTTGATCGTTTATTATTTGTCCGGCGAGTCCCGATTTTTAAGGAATTGCGGGATGATTTTATTGTGCGGCTGACCTCAGTGATGGATGAACTGTCATTTCCAGCTAATTACACCATTTTTAGACAGGGTGAAGAAGGGCGATCGCTTTATATTGTTGTTTCAGGTCGGGTTAAAGTTCATATTGGCGATAAACAACTGGCAGAGGTAGAGCAGGGAAAATACTTTGGTGAGATGGCAGTATTTGATACACAACCCCGTTCTGCAACGGCAACGACTTTAGAACCTTGTGAATTTTTGGAATTAACGCAAGAGCAACTTTATGACGCAATTGAAGAAACTCCCGAAATTGCAGTGAACATCATTCGGGAATTATCGCGTTTGATTCGCAAGCTGAATGACGACATGAACGTGACCGCTTCAGGTCGTCAAAATAATTCGTAA
- a CDS encoding cobyrinate a,c-diamide synthase, protein MALVIAGERSGVGKTTVTLTLLASLCRRDRTVQSFKVGPDYIDPMFHQHVTGRACRNLDPVLTSEAYVQQCFARHSQMSEYALVEGVMGLFDGVKGARDWGLGTGDSEKCNSQSPTSFASTAHIARLLDLPVLLVIDCSRLSGSVAAIAHGYRSFDPTIKIAGVVLNRVGSDRHLSLLKDSLEPLQLPILGVLRRQDNITIPDRHLGLVPTAELPQLNALINHFADLGDTCFDWQNLLPLLKSPPLSPSPSPPFPPSSLKIAVARDRAFNFYYQDNLDLLQQLGAELVFWSPLEDTGLPKDVQGMYFGGGFPEVFAQQLAENFSVRDAVKTAIMKGMPTVAECGGLMYLCEQIVDFEGKPWSMVEILPTSAVMGGGLTLGYRRAVALQDNLLGSTGTNIYGHEFHRSRLISTPNQPLFETYRFDCDENMGCEGWGLPANVHASYIHLHWGESVEIPQRFLQQCLKFNNS, encoded by the coding sequence ATGGCTTTAGTCATTGCAGGAGAACGTAGCGGGGTGGGTAAGACAACAGTCACGCTCACCCTTTTAGCATCTTTGTGTCGTCGCGATCGCACAGTACAATCTTTCAAGGTTGGCCCAGATTATATTGACCCAATGTTTCATCAGCACGTTACTGGTCGTGCTTGTCGTAATTTAGACCCTGTATTGACATCTGAAGCTTACGTTCAGCAATGTTTTGCTCGTCATAGCCAAATGAGTGAATATGCTCTCGTGGAAGGAGTGATGGGGTTGTTTGATGGGGTGAAGGGGGCTAGGGATTGGGGACTAGGGACTGGGGATTCGGAAAAATGCAATTCACAATCCCCGACTTCTTTTGCCAGTACAGCTCACATCGCACGGCTGTTAGATTTGCCTGTATTATTGGTGATTGATTGTAGTCGGTTGTCTGGTTCTGTAGCTGCGATCGCTCACGGCTACCGCTCTTTTGATCCGACAATTAAAATTGCTGGAGTGGTATTAAATAGAGTCGGAAGCGATCGCCACCTCTCTCTTCTCAAAGACTCTTTAGAACCTTTACAATTACCAATTCTCGGCGTGCTAAGGCGTCAGGATAACATCACAATCCCTGATCGCCATCTGGGTTTAGTACCGACAGCAGAACTTCCCCAACTGAATGCTTTAATTAATCACTTTGCGGATTTAGGCGACACCTGCTTTGACTGGCAAAACTTGTTACCCCTATTAAAATCTCCCCCCCTCTCCCCCTCTCCCTCTCCTCCTTTCCCCCCCTCCTCTTTGAAAATTGCCGTCGCGCGCGATCGCGCTTTTAATTTCTATTACCAAGACAATCTCGACTTGCTACAACAATTAGGTGCAGAACTAGTTTTCTGGAGTCCTTTAGAAGATACTGGATTACCAAAAGATGTGCAGGGAATGTATTTCGGTGGTGGTTTCCCAGAAGTTTTTGCTCAACAATTAGCAGAAAATTTCAGCGTGCGTGATGCAGTGAAAACAGCAATTATGAAAGGAATGCCCACAGTTGCTGAATGTGGGGGATTGATGTATTTGTGTGAGCAAATTGTCGATTTTGAGGGTAAACCTTGGTCGATGGTGGAAATCTTACCCACATCTGCTGTAATGGGTGGGGGTCTTACCTTGGGATATCGTCGTGCAGTAGCTTTGCAAGATAATTTACTAGGATCAACAGGCACAAATATTTACGGGCATGAGTTTCATCGTTCCCGTTTAATCTCAACTCCCAATCAGCCTTTGTTTGAAACTTATCGCTTTGATTGTGACGAAAATATGGGATGTGAAGGATGGGGTTTGCCTGCTAATGTTCATGCGTCTTATATTCATTTGCATTGGGGAGAAAGTGTAGAGATTCCGCAGCGGTTTCTCCAGCAATGCCTTAAGTTTAATAATTCATAA
- a CDS encoding SemiSWEET transporter has protein sequence MDFLTILGLAAATITTISFLPQMIKTWQSKSAKDVSLVTLITFITGIFLWLIYGLYLQSLPIILANGVTLIFNFIILWLKIKYR, from the coding sequence ATGGATTTTCTGACAATTTTAGGATTAGCTGCTGCCACAATAACCACAATCTCTTTCTTGCCACAAATGATTAAAACTTGGCAAAGTAAATCAGCAAAAGATGTTTCTCTGGTTACGCTGATTACATTTATAACTGGTATTTTTTTGTGGTTAATTTATGGATTATATCTACAATCGTTACCGATTATTCTTGCTAACGGCGTGACATTGATTTTTAACTTCATAATTCTATGGCTTAAAATTAAATAT